From the Daphnia magna isolate NIES linkage group LG3, ASM2063170v1.1, whole genome shotgun sequence genome, one window contains:
- the LOC116919254 gene encoding uncharacterized protein LOC116919254 — protein sequence MGGLVSKRILIANGYHHDIYARVDTDKSTAIKCGATHIKLPSADDKNTTVNEFITNELFKEKLFIKTAPGIRACFRINNSAKDSNSDSGEVYVTIALSNGEFICRGLAVQVNRCLIIDSQGNLKIVQHSMASQLGVGTKSSGGATWKDIIIDGIDHGKLKKNV from the coding sequence ATGGGTGGCTTAGTTTCTAAAAGGATTCTTATTGCAAACGGATACCATCACGATATTTACGCTCGGGTGGACACGGATAAATCGACGGCCATCAAATGCGGAGCGACGCACATTAAACTACCGTCTGCGGACGACAAAAATACCACCGTCAACGAATTCATCACTAACGAACTCTTCAAAGAGAAATTATTCATCAAGACGGCACCCGGAATTCGGGCCTGTTTCCGCATCAACAACTCGGCGAAAGATTCAAATTCCGATAGTGGTGAGGTGTACGTCACGATCGCATTATCCAACGGTGAATTCATTTGCAGAGGGTTGGCTGTACAAGTTAACCGCTGCTTAATCATCGACAGTCAAGGCAACCTCAAAATAGTGCAGCATTCAATGGCGAGCCAATTGGGTGTAGGCACCAAATCGAGCGGAGGAGCTACATGGAAAGATATCATCATCGACGGCATCGATCATggtaaattaaaaaagaacgTCTAA